The proteins below are encoded in one region of Phenylobacterium zucineum HLK1:
- a CDS encoding amidase, translating to MDFRKTTIEALVGDIRARKVSAREVTAAALANVEATRQINAVCELAADRALSDAAVLDARLKSGDAIGPLAGVPLLVKDLEDAVGLRTTFGSALHVDAPPASGDSALVRRLKAAGAVVVGKANTPAFGFKGVTENLPFGVTRNPWNTDYHAGGSSGGSAAGVAAGIVPLATGSDGGGSIRIPAAVCGFSGIKTTQGQVPVGGASAPGSGILTVKGPMALRVRDTALALDASRGPDPEDAFSLHHDGICWRAALDADNLPRKVVWSPTMGFARVDREILARCGTVVDALANAGVAVVERQTVWSENPLSAWYVIWAAQRARTQGHLKGSPDWERIDPDLRMQIEDGLRFSAPDYANALHLAHSLAFQLNEAIGDADVLLTPTLAGHPPAVGQEGTIDGEPVGTQWVQMTPAINMTRNPAGAAPIGNSAAGLPMSLQVIGRHREDVRVLKTMCWLEDLLQPRFDAPFGVA from the coding sequence ATGGATTTCCGGAAGACCACCATCGAAGCCCTGGTTGGCGATATCCGCGCCCGGAAGGTCTCGGCGCGCGAGGTCACGGCCGCAGCGCTGGCCAACGTAGAGGCGACACGTCAGATCAACGCGGTGTGCGAGCTTGCCGCAGACCGAGCGCTCTCTGACGCCGCCGTACTCGACGCTCGCCTCAAGAGCGGCGACGCGATCGGCCCGCTCGCGGGTGTGCCGCTACTGGTCAAGGACCTCGAGGACGCGGTGGGTCTTCGCACCACGTTCGGATCGGCGCTGCATGTCGATGCGCCGCCAGCGAGCGGCGACTCCGCGCTCGTGCGCCGTCTCAAGGCTGCAGGCGCGGTCGTGGTCGGCAAGGCCAACACACCTGCCTTCGGGTTCAAGGGGGTGACCGAGAACCTGCCCTTCGGCGTCACGCGCAATCCCTGGAACACCGACTATCACGCAGGCGGCTCGTCCGGAGGGTCTGCTGCTGGCGTGGCTGCGGGCATCGTTCCGCTGGCCACCGGATCGGACGGGGGCGGCTCCATCCGCATCCCGGCGGCGGTGTGCGGCTTTTCAGGGATCAAGACCACGCAAGGCCAAGTTCCAGTGGGAGGAGCCAGCGCGCCAGGCTCCGGCATCCTGACTGTGAAGGGGCCGATGGCTCTGCGCGTGCGGGACACGGCGCTGGCCCTTGATGCTTCACGAGGCCCCGACCCTGAAGACGCCTTCAGTCTGCATCACGACGGCATATGCTGGCGCGCTGCACTGGACGCCGACAACCTGCCGCGCAAGGTGGTTTGGTCTCCCACCATGGGATTTGCCCGCGTTGATCGTGAAATCCTCGCCCGCTGCGGCACTGTCGTTGACGCCCTCGCGAACGCAGGCGTGGCGGTGGTGGAGAGGCAAACCGTCTGGTCGGAGAACCCGCTGAGTGCGTGGTACGTCATATGGGCGGCGCAGCGGGCGCGCACCCAAGGACACCTGAAGGGATCCCCTGACTGGGAGCGGATCGATCCCGATCTGCGTATGCAGATCGAGGACGGCCTTCGTTTTTCCGCGCCCGACTACGCGAACGCGCTGCATCTCGCTCACAGCCTCGCCTTCCAGCTGAACGAGGCCATCGGAGACGCAGACGTGCTGCTGACACCGACGTTGGCGGGCCATCCTCCCGCCGTGGGACAAGAGGGGACAATAGACGGTGAGCCGGTGGGTACGCAGTGGGTTCAGATGACGCCTGCGATCAATATGACACGGAACCCTGCCGGCGCCGCCCCAATCGGCAACTCTGCTGCTGGACTGCCCATGAGCCTGCAGGTGATCGGGCGGCATCGCGAGGATGTACGCGTCCTGAAGACCATGTGTTGGCTCGAAGACCTGCTCCAGCCCCGCTTTGATGCGCCTTTCGGTGTGGCCTAA
- a CDS encoding type II toxin-antitoxin system prevent-host-death family antitoxin, giving the protein MSITAPASEVQKNFGSFHDRALNEPVRVTKYGRETVYIVSAETFHRLKQSERIALASEDLSDAEIAAIESAEIPAEHRYSLKDTD; this is encoded by the coding sequence ATGTCCATCACCGCCCCGGCCAGCGAGGTCCAGAAGAACTTCGGCTCCTTCCACGACCGTGCGCTGAACGAACCGGTTCGCGTCACCAAGTATGGCCGCGAGACCGTCTACATTGTGTCGGCTGAGACTTTCCACCGGCTAAAGCAGAGCGAACGCATTGCGCTCGCCTCGGAGGACCTCTCCGACGCCGAGATCGCGGCCATCGAATCGGCGGAAATCCCGGCCGAGCACCGCTACAGCCTGAAGGACACCGACTAG
- a CDS encoding Crp/Fnr family transcriptional regulator, protein MNPGPMPMGALNAELDAHLRARARRQRLGRGEVLFLRGSAPDALYCVDVGVVRLCVTSSSGREAVLGLVTPGHWFGEASLFTGEPRSHDALAVVDSELLAVPAAALHELVDGRPAYLLQFLRLMGLRYRSTLERLDDAALQPLPVRLARKLLEMSRSDATATAGDGVLQISQEDLAHALGVSRQSINRILKRWEAAGVLQVNYRSLVLLKPEALGFVA, encoded by the coding sequence ATGAACCCGGGTCCGATGCCGATGGGCGCTCTGAACGCCGAGCTCGACGCGCACCTGCGCGCCCGCGCTCGGCGCCAGCGCCTGGGCCGCGGTGAGGTGCTCTTCCTGCGCGGGTCCGCGCCAGATGCGCTGTATTGCGTCGATGTGGGCGTTGTCCGGCTCTGCGTAACGAGTTCAAGCGGGCGCGAAGCGGTGCTGGGGCTCGTCACGCCCGGCCATTGGTTTGGCGAGGCCTCGCTGTTCACCGGCGAGCCGCGAAGCCACGACGCACTTGCGGTCGTCGATAGCGAGCTGCTCGCGGTCCCGGCCGCGGCGCTGCACGAGTTGGTGGATGGTCGACCGGCCTACCTGCTGCAGTTTCTGCGGTTGATGGGCCTGCGATACCGGTCGACGCTGGAGCGCCTCGACGATGCCGCCCTGCAGCCTCTGCCCGTGCGGCTCGCGCGCAAACTGCTGGAGATGTCGCGCTCGGACGCGACGGCGACTGCCGGAGACGGGGTGCTCCAGATCTCGCAGGAGGACCTGGCCCACGCGCTCGGCGTCTCCCGCCAAAGCATCAACCGGATCCTAAAGCGATGGGAAGCCGCCGGCGTCTTGCAGGTGAACTATCGAAGCCTCGTGCTTCTGAAGCCGGAGGCGCTCGGTTTCGTTGCGTAA
- a CDS encoding S41 family peptidase, whose amino-acid sequence MRPAWSSRKVNDLVWRIAGTRTFRIDSFSTKIVPSSYLGRRVVILTSARTVSAGEELAYNMKVLGRATVIGETTKGGANPGGIERVGSRLVAFIPTGQARNPTTGTNWEGAGVAPDIHASAADALAVAMRELRVPNVRSKALGELTTEAVFRPAGH is encoded by the coding sequence GTGAGACCGGCATGGTCTTCCCGGAAAGTCAACGATCTCGTCTGGCGCATAGCGGGCACCCGCACGTTCCGAATCGACAGCTTCTCGACCAAAATCGTGCCGAGCTCGTACCTCGGGCGGCGCGTCGTCATTCTCACGAGCGCCCGGACGGTGTCTGCCGGCGAGGAGTTGGCTTACAACATGAAGGTGCTCGGACGGGCGACCGTGATCGGCGAGACCACCAAAGGCGGCGCCAACCCCGGTGGGATCGAGCGTGTTGGGTCGCGGCTAGTCGCATTCATCCCGACGGGCCAAGCCCGCAATCCCACCACCGGCACAAACTGGGAAGGTGCCGGTGTCGCGCCCGACATCCATGCAAGCGCTGCCGACGCCTTGGCGGTCGCCATGCGGGAGCTGAGAGTTCCGAACGTAAGGAGTAAGGCCCTCGGCGAACTGACGACCGAAGCCGTCTTCCGCCCTGCGGGCCATTAG
- a CDS encoding single-stranded DNA-binding protein, with amino-acid sequence MNLVVLTGRIGAQPEIRTLNSGDKVANFSLATEERWRDRQSGEKKSRTTWHRVVTYAPGTVKFLEEYVDKGDLIQVVGMLRNEAWEDAQGQKRQATKIAVTGAGHRVEKLASPRDETAQGETAPEPDLDDEIPF; translated from the coding sequence ATGAACCTCGTCGTCCTCACCGGCCGCATCGGCGCCCAACCGGAGATCCGCACCCTCAATTCCGGCGACAAGGTCGCCAACTTCAGCCTCGCGACCGAGGAACGCTGGCGCGACCGCCAGTCCGGGGAGAAGAAGTCCCGCACCACCTGGCACCGGGTGGTCACCTACGCCCCGGGCACGGTCAAGTTCCTGGAGGAGTACGTGGACAAGGGCGACCTGATCCAGGTGGTCGGCATGCTCCGCAACGAGGCCTGGGAAGACGCCCAGGGCCAGAAGCGCCAGGCCACCAAGATCGCCGTCACCGGCGCCGGCCATCGGGTGGAGAAGCTGGCGAGCCCCCGCGACGAGACCGCCCAGGGCGAAACGGCGCCGGAGCCGGACCTCGACGACGAAATCCCGTTCTGA
- a CDS encoding RES family NAD+ phosphorylase has protein sequence MTAPRPPADLDARTPLTVTLPPGTALHRFYPAGREPIYFDTSPMGRLNAPDGRYGVLYAAARPEGAFAETFLRLPGRTLLAPELIAAKGQARLGLLQPVTLIQLHGPGLARLGATAEVIHGGLPYDAPQAWSAALHDHPLQAQGIAYTARHDDAEVCYAIFERAAAALTVDAATEDLEGEDGFYLLAEQYGVGLAPSR, from the coding sequence GTGACGGCGCCCCGTCCGCCCGCGGACCTTGACGCCCGCACGCCGCTCACGGTCACCCTGCCGCCGGGGACGGCGCTGCACCGCTTCTACCCGGCGGGACGCGAGCCGATCTATTTCGACACCAGCCCGATGGGCCGGCTCAACGCCCCGGACGGGCGCTACGGCGTGCTCTATGCGGCGGCGAGGCCCGAAGGCGCCTTCGCCGAGACCTTCCTGCGCCTCCCGGGGCGCACCCTGCTGGCGCCGGAGCTCATCGCCGCCAAGGGCCAGGCCCGCCTGGGCCTCCTTCAGCCCGTGACCCTCATCCAGCTGCACGGGCCGGGGCTCGCGCGCCTGGGCGCCACCGCCGAGGTCATCCATGGCGGGCTGCCCTATGACGCGCCCCAGGCCTGGTCGGCGGCGCTCCATGACCATCCGCTCCAGGCCCAGGGGATCGCCTACACCGCCCGCCACGACGACGCGGAGGTCTGCTACGCCATCTTCGAGCGCGCCGCCGCGGCCCTGACGGTCGATGCAGCGACCGAAGACCTCGAGGGCGAGGACGGCTTCTATCTCTTGGCCGAGCAGTACGGCGTGGGCTTGGCGCCGTCGCGTTAG
- a CDS encoding response regulator — protein MAEEDAPLVLYVEDEPAVLELGVSALEEGGFRVASASTGAGAIRQLETPDAAFAALVTDIDLGDNSSGWEVARRARELFPDLPVVYVSGGSAHEWASRGVPGSVMLTKPFALAQLVVAVSNATLERPGPGG, from the coding sequence ATGGCTGAAGAGGACGCGCCCCTCGTACTCTATGTCGAGGACGAACCGGCTGTGCTCGAACTCGGGGTCTCGGCTCTGGAGGAGGGCGGCTTCCGCGTGGCTTCGGCCTCGACTGGCGCGGGAGCGATCCGCCAGCTCGAGACGCCGGATGCGGCCTTCGCCGCCCTGGTCACCGACATCGATCTCGGCGACAACAGCTCCGGCTGGGAGGTGGCGCGGCGCGCCCGCGAGCTCTTCCCGGATCTGCCCGTCGTCTATGTGAGCGGCGGGAGCGCGCACGAATGGGCCTCGCGAGGCGTCCCTGGCAGCGTCATGCTGACCAAGCCCTTCGCCCTCGCCCAGCTGGTGGTGGCGGTTTCCAACGCCACCCTGGAGCGCCCCGGCCCGGGCGGCTAG
- a CDS encoding flavin-containing monooxygenase yields MFGKTVREDQRDDGRERFDVAIIGAGISGIGCAYLLRKQCPNLSIVILEALESYGGTWLIHRYPGARSDSDLFTFGYGFKPWKGDPIASREQILDYLGSVIDEADLAPHIRYRQQVRAADWSSDRSAWTLEVLDAEAGEARRIEAGFVWMCQGYYRHAEGYTPDWPGLDRFAGEVIHPQHWPDALDLTGKRVTVIGSGATAATLVPALGGQCGHVTMLQRTPTYFAAGRNADALADELRKLEIDEAWIHEIMRRKVVRDRADLIERARAAPDALKALLVSGVKAHLPDDYDAERHFSPPYKPLQQRVAFVPDGDLFRAIRSGQASVVTDRIVEFDERGVRLESGERIDCDVVITATGFELAVMGEIPFTVDGARVDFSDTVSYRGMLFTGVPNMAWVYGYGHYSWTLRVELVGAFICRLLRHMEARGAKSVAPALDLDAAQMPRQPWMDPDSFNAGYLLRSLQRLPKRIDRAEWQHSQDYLYERDALPAVDLDDPVFSYGY; encoded by the coding sequence ATGTTCGGGAAGACGGTGAGAGAAGATCAGCGCGACGATGGACGGGAGCGCTTCGATGTTGCGATCATCGGAGCTGGCATTTCCGGCATCGGCTGCGCCTATCTGCTTCGGAAGCAGTGCCCCAACCTCAGCATCGTGATCCTGGAGGCCCTGGAGTCGTACGGCGGTACGTGGCTCATCCACAGGTATCCCGGCGCGCGCTCCGACAGCGACCTCTTCACCTTCGGCTATGGATTCAAGCCGTGGAAGGGCGATCCCATCGCCTCGCGCGAACAGATCCTCGATTACCTGGGATCGGTGATCGACGAAGCCGACTTGGCGCCCCACATCCGATACCGCCAGCAAGTGCGGGCCGCGGACTGGTCCAGTGATCGGAGCGCCTGGACGCTCGAGGTTCTGGACGCCGAGGCGGGCGAGGCTCGCCGGATCGAAGCCGGGTTCGTCTGGATGTGCCAAGGATACTACCGGCACGCGGAGGGCTATACGCCCGACTGGCCCGGCCTGGACCGCTTCGCGGGCGAGGTGATCCATCCGCAGCACTGGCCGGACGCGCTCGACCTCACGGGCAAGCGGGTCACGGTGATCGGCTCGGGGGCCACGGCCGCCACGCTCGTCCCGGCGCTGGGGGGGCAGTGCGGCCACGTGACCATGCTGCAGCGGACGCCAACCTACTTCGCCGCTGGGCGCAACGCGGACGCGCTGGCGGACGAGCTGCGGAAGCTCGAGATCGACGAGGCCTGGATCCACGAGATCATGCGGCGAAAGGTGGTCCGCGACCGCGCGGACCTCATCGAGCGGGCCCGCGCGGCGCCCGACGCGCTCAAGGCGCTGCTCGTCTCCGGCGTCAAGGCGCACCTGCCCGATGACTACGACGCCGAGCGGCACTTCTCGCCTCCGTACAAACCGCTCCAGCAACGTGTTGCGTTCGTCCCAGACGGCGACCTCTTCAGGGCTATCCGGTCTGGCCAGGCTTCTGTGGTCACCGACCGGATCGTCGAGTTCGACGAGCGGGGCGTCCGGCTGGAGTCGGGCGAGCGGATCGACTGCGATGTGGTCATCACCGCGACCGGGTTCGAGCTCGCGGTGATGGGCGAGATCCCATTCACGGTCGACGGCGCCCGCGTCGACTTCTCCGATACGGTCAGCTACCGCGGCATGCTGTTCACGGGCGTGCCCAACATGGCGTGGGTCTACGGCTACGGGCACTACAGCTGGACACTCCGAGTGGAGCTTGTCGGGGCCTTCATCTGCCGGCTGCTCCGCCACATGGAAGCGCGGGGCGCAAAGAGCGTCGCGCCGGCCTTGGACCTCGACGCCGCTCAGATGCCGCGCCAGCCCTGGATGGATCCCGACAGCTTCAACGCGGGATACCTCCTGCGCAGCCTCCAGCGCCTGCCAAAGCGGATAGACCGGGCCGAATGGCAGCACAGCCAGGACTATCTCTACGAGCGCGACGCGCTGCCGGCGGTCGACCTCGACGACCCTGTCTTTTCCTACGGCTACTGA
- a CDS encoding IS110 family RNA-guided transposase produces MTSYVGLDVSLAETSVCILEADGAVRFEGRVKSTPEALVRCLAERAHDAQRIGLETGQTAGMLVRGLRAAGLPVICMETRHAHKVLSARTHKTDRNDARGLAELMRVGWYREAWVRGASATYIRSLLQARKMLMQTKRTLENTLRGAVKRFGVITTKTAGRGFAQRASSAMAQDPAYAAYARPMLEVLAGVVAQIRTYDRQLRVIAREHAVSRRLMTVPGVGHLTALAFLSTIEDPTRFKRSADVGPYLGLTPKIYQSGEVDRSGRITKTGDSMTRSYLVEAANVLLVKIDRPVPLRLWGLRIMERAGLKKAQVAVARKLAVLMHAMWSDGTEFEWAQAGA; encoded by the coding sequence ATGACGAGCTACGTGGGTCTGGACGTCTCGCTGGCCGAGACGAGCGTCTGCATTCTGGAAGCGGACGGCGCAGTGCGCTTTGAGGGGCGGGTGAAGAGCACGCCGGAGGCGCTGGTCCGCTGCCTCGCCGAGCGGGCGCATGACGCCCAGCGGATCGGCCTGGAGACGGGCCAGACGGCGGGCATGCTGGTGCGCGGGCTTCGCGCCGCCGGCTTGCCGGTGATCTGCATGGAGACGCGCCACGCGCACAAGGTGCTGTCCGCACGCACCCACAAGACCGACCGTAATGACGCCCGCGGACTCGCGGAGCTGATGCGCGTGGGCTGGTACCGCGAGGCCTGGGTGCGCGGCGCTTCGGCCACCTACATCCGCAGCCTGCTGCAGGCGCGCAAGATGCTGATGCAGACCAAGCGCACGCTCGAGAACACCCTTCGCGGCGCAGTGAAGCGGTTCGGGGTGATCACCACCAAGACGGCCGGGCGGGGCTTCGCCCAGCGCGCCTCTTCGGCGATGGCGCAGGATCCCGCTTACGCCGCCTACGCCCGTCCGATGCTGGAGGTGCTCGCGGGCGTCGTGGCGCAGATCCGCACCTACGACCGGCAGCTGCGCGTCATCGCCCGTGAGCATGCGGTGAGCCGCCGGCTGATGACGGTGCCGGGCGTGGGTCACCTGACGGCGCTGGCGTTCCTGTCGACCATCGAGGATCCGACCCGCTTCAAGCGCTCGGCGGACGTCGGCCCGTACCTGGGGCTGACGCCGAAGATCTACCAGTCGGGCGAGGTCGACCGATCGGGCCGGATCACCAAGACAGGTGACTCCATGACCCGCAGCTACCTGGTGGAGGCCGCCAACGTGCTGTTGGTGAAGATCGACCGGCCCGTGCCGCTGCGGCTGTGGGGGCTGCGGATCATGGAGCGCGCGGGCCTGAAGAAGGCGCAGGTGGCGGTGGCGCGGAAGCTGGCGGTCCTGATGCACGCCATGTGGTCGGACGGAACGGAGTTCGAGTGGGCTCAGGCTGGCGCCTGA
- a CDS encoding MBL fold metallo-hydrolase yields the protein MQQIYPDLWQTRAEQPLPSVADLVTRAYLITRADGNLLIYSTGLADEHQAIGDLGGIRRQYLSHVDEAGPALKTLQETFGSELWGHAVEADAVLRRAGVAPNRTFTGPETHGDLEVMPLPGHTPGSTAYLYRSPHGRTYLFTGDTIGRDDRGVWTAGYLPFSDKAQLVATLRRLAELAPDVVLSSAFGRNHPHTEMTAPGQWRAAVDEALAPLLTAA from the coding sequence ATGCAGCAGATCTATCCCGACCTCTGGCAGACCCGCGCCGAGCAGCCGCTGCCCAGCGTCGCCGACCTCGTGACCCGCGCCTATCTGATCACGCGGGCCGACGGGAACCTGCTGATCTACTCGACCGGGCTTGCCGACGAGCACCAAGCCATCGGCGATCTGGGCGGCATCCGGCGCCAGTACCTCAGTCACGTGGACGAGGCGGGCCCCGCGCTCAAGACCCTTCAGGAGACGTTCGGCTCCGAACTGTGGGGCCACGCCGTCGAGGCGGACGCGGTCCTCCGCAGAGCCGGCGTCGCGCCGAACCGGACGTTCACCGGCCCGGAGACGCACGGCGACCTCGAGGTGATGCCGCTGCCCGGCCACACGCCAGGCAGCACGGCCTACCTGTACCGCTCGCCGCATGGGCGGACATACCTCTTCACAGGCGACACCATCGGTCGCGACGACCGCGGTGTCTGGACCGCTGGATACCTGCCCTTCAGCGACAAGGCTCAACTGGTGGCGACGCTCCGGCGGTTGGCGGAACTTGCGCCCGACGTCGTGCTCTCCAGCGCCTTTGGCCGAAACCATCCCCATACCGAGATGACGGCGCCGGGGCAGTGGCGGGCCGCCGTCGATGAGGCGCTGGCTCCCCTTCTCACGGCGGCGTGA
- a CDS encoding SDR family oxidoreductase, producing MNRFKGGVAVVTGGASGLGKAFAEAAVRREMKVVLADIQKDALGETVESLRSQGGDVLGVVTDVAASSSVQALAEATEQQFGPANLVFNNAGVASGGFVWESSEQDWDWLLNVNLKGVANGVRVFTPRMLAAAKADAAYEGCIVNTASMAGLLTAPGMGIYSVSKHAVVALSECLHYDLSLVTQRLRAAVLCPSYVPTNIGQSHRNRPADLANPQPLTKSQVATRKISQKDIDQGAISAEDVAELTFAAIAKGSFYVFPSPETLPLVDIRMQHIVNQTNPDLPYDQVPMLRERRDQILAALAE from the coding sequence ATGAACCGATTCAAGGGCGGCGTGGCCGTTGTCACCGGCGGCGCCTCGGGCCTCGGCAAGGCGTTCGCCGAAGCCGCTGTGCGACGCGAGATGAAGGTCGTGCTCGCAGACATCCAGAAGGACGCGCTCGGCGAAACGGTCGAGAGCCTGCGGTCCCAAGGCGGCGATGTGCTCGGGGTCGTGACCGACGTGGCGGCCTCGTCCTCCGTACAGGCTCTCGCCGAGGCGACGGAGCAGCAGTTCGGCCCGGCCAACCTTGTGTTCAATAACGCCGGCGTCGCATCGGGCGGCTTCGTCTGGGAAAGCTCTGAACAGGACTGGGACTGGCTGCTGAACGTCAACCTGAAGGGCGTCGCCAATGGGGTGCGCGTCTTCACCCCCCGGATGCTGGCGGCGGCCAAGGCAGATGCCGCCTACGAGGGCTGCATCGTCAACACCGCCTCGATGGCAGGTTTGCTGACCGCGCCGGGAATGGGCATCTACAGCGTCTCCAAGCACGCCGTCGTGGCGCTCTCCGAATGCCTGCATTACGACCTGAGCCTGGTGACGCAGCGGCTGCGGGCCGCGGTGCTCTGCCCTTCGTACGTCCCGACCAACATCGGCCAGTCGCACCGCAACAGGCCTGCGGACTTGGCCAATCCGCAGCCTCTGACGAAATCGCAGGTGGCGACGCGCAAGATCTCGCAAAAGGACATCGACCAGGGGGCGATCTCTGCGGAAGATGTGGCGGAGCTCACCTTCGCAGCCATCGCGAAGGGGAGCTTCTATGTGTTCCCGAGTCCCGAAACCCTCCCCCTGGTGGACATCCGGATGCAGCACATCGTCAACCAGACCAATCCGGACCTTCCCTACGACCAGGTCCCCATGTTGAGAGAGCGGCGCGACCAGATCCTCGCGGCCCTCGCCGAGTAG
- a CDS encoding SH3 domain-containing protein has translation MTEPLDLSAFSNPVVFPVEGLGAVVVEARKTAFHVWLAKGMETSRWPDGVVLMRDLLTEQARLADGASLDPAAVAALSEAALETAAGAFLDARHAVMGPLSAEAKEMAALQPQERQTDRLRRILFARAETALAPARRIGREISQRATDALRLGAAYKALGPVHEMMERQRRVADMFRPASSLMAAHEALYGGTAAAMIRAAEQAARLPKYRSPFEDLVGPNSVIGQMQANARRATEVLGVAQVYPHLATLGLTPKFGIYDQLFGEATSVARLLRSQFDLRLPGAALASIGALHAAEATLATRLVEAVQRPGFQATIVAGLDGVAARGAAADVLAHYDEDLDADAPVFGAVMAGVTALDETDAHARLDRLDAALARLAELVAEVLRRERQPITFLGVMNVVGVLVGVIGVGLAWLSYQGDEAERRGPDTAAVIAKLDELKAAQPPPQTARDLRYVHERAWLRSAPDAKAPAIRAIYPDQPLRVLEAGEAWAKVEAFDYASDRPLIGWISRRRLRVLPLD, from the coding sequence GTGACAGAACCCCTGGACCTTTCCGCCTTCAGCAATCCCGTCGTGTTCCCGGTCGAGGGGCTGGGCGCCGTCGTCGTCGAGGCGCGCAAGACCGCCTTCCATGTCTGGCTCGCCAAGGGGATGGAGACCAGCCGCTGGCCGGACGGGGTGGTCCTGATGCGCGACCTCCTGACCGAACAGGCCCGCTTGGCCGACGGTGCGAGCCTGGACCCGGCCGCGGTGGCGGCGCTCTCGGAGGCGGCGCTCGAGACGGCGGCTGGCGCGTTCCTGGACGCCCGTCACGCGGTGATGGGCCCGCTTTCGGCTGAGGCCAAGGAGATGGCTGCGTTGCAGCCGCAGGAGCGGCAGACCGATCGCCTGCGGCGGATCCTGTTCGCCAGGGCCGAAACCGCGCTGGCGCCGGCCCGTCGCATCGGCCGGGAGATCAGCCAGCGCGCCACCGACGCCCTGCGGCTGGGGGCCGCCTACAAGGCGCTGGGCCCGGTGCACGAGATGATGGAGCGTCAACGGCGCGTGGCGGACATGTTCCGGCCGGCCTCGAGCCTGATGGCGGCGCACGAGGCGCTCTATGGCGGGACGGCCGCGGCGATGATCCGCGCCGCCGAGCAGGCCGCGCGGCTCCCGAAGTACCGCTCCCCCTTCGAGGATCTTGTGGGGCCGAATTCCGTGATCGGCCAGATGCAGGCGAACGCCCGGCGCGCCACGGAAGTCTTAGGCGTCGCGCAGGTCTATCCGCATCTGGCCACGCTTGGGCTGACGCCGAAGTTCGGGATCTACGACCAGCTCTTCGGGGAGGCGACATCGGTCGCCCGGCTGCTGCGCAGCCAGTTCGACCTGCGCTTGCCCGGCGCCGCCCTGGCGTCCATCGGGGCGCTGCACGCAGCGGAAGCCACCCTCGCCACGCGGCTCGTCGAGGCGGTGCAGCGGCCGGGCTTCCAGGCGACCATCGTCGCGGGCCTCGACGGGGTGGCCGCCCGCGGCGCCGCGGCCGACGTGCTGGCGCACTATGACGAGGACCTGGACGCCGACGCGCCGGTGTTCGGCGCGGTAATGGCCGGCGTCACGGCGCTGGACGAGACCGACGCCCACGCCCGCCTCGATCGGCTGGACGCCGCCCTGGCGCGGCTCGCCGAACTGGTGGCCGAGGTGCTCCGGCGGGAGCGCCAGCCGATCACCTTCCTCGGCGTGATGAACGTGGTCGGCGTGCTGGTCGGGGTCATCGGCGTCGGCCTCGCTTGGCTGTCATACCAGGGGGACGAGGCGGAGCGGCGGGGTCCGGACACCGCTGCGGTCATCGCCAAGCTCGACGAGCTGAAGGCGGCGCAGCCGCCGCCGCAGACCGCGCGCGACCTGCGCTACGTCCATGAGCGGGCCTGGCTGCGCAGCGCGCCCGACGCCAAGGCGCCCGCGATCCGCGCCATCTATCCGGACCAGCCGCTGCGGGTGCTGGAGGCGGGCGAGGCCTGGGCCAAGGTCGAGGCGTTCGACTACGCTTCGGACCGGCCGCTGATCGGCTGGATCAGCCGGAGGCGGCTTCGCGTGCTGCCGCTCGACTGA